From the Notolabrus celidotus isolate fNotCel1 chromosome 12, fNotCel1.pri, whole genome shotgun sequence genome, one window contains:
- the LOC117823319 gene encoding uncharacterized protein LOC117823319, giving the protein MDISQLTDLLSASRMKIKTLSYTPSPAPFFKPLYQQHDGNLQEWLSPKRTFQLTYKPEETLTTDAVIVVPKSTYTKDPEENQDLHNPPVTQLVFTQNQTSYVCLPGMPEAPPPVTIVGPGQTSYTRLPCSVWEVNMGEVEDFSTQVKDELNTSHGDSGCSSEDPTLSPDCSLPNSPVEDGPPKCFCTDYCILNKTADGFAPVLVSKGSSLNAPSESQQEDEWSNIL; this is encoded by the exons ATGGATATCAGCCAACTGACAGACTTACTGTCAGCATCGAG AATGAAGATCAAGACTCTGTCATACACACCATCGCCTGCCCCTTTCTTCAAACCTCTTTATCAACAACATGATGGCAATCTTCAG GAATGGCTTTCACCCAAACGTACATTTCAGCTAACCTACAAACCCGAGGAGACCCTGACAACTGATGCAGTGATTGTTGTACCGAAATCCACATACACAAAGGACCCAGAGGAGAACCAGGACCTACACAACCCTCCAGTAACACAACTCGTATTCACTCAAAATCAAACCTCCTACGTCTGCCTACCTGGGATGCCCGAGGCACCCCCTCCTGTTACTATAGTCGGTCCAGGACAAACTTCTTACACTCGGCTGCCCTGTTCAGTCTGGGAGGTCAACATGGGAGAAGTAGAGGACTTCTCTACTCAAGTGAAAGATGAATTAAACACCAGCCATGgagactctggctgcagcagTGAGGACCCAACCCTGAGCCCAGATTGCAGTCTACCAAACAGTCCTGTTGAAGATGGTCCACCAAAATGTTTCTGTACTGATTACTGCATCCTCAACAAAACAGCAGATGGatttgctcctgttttagtttcCAAAGGAAGCAGCCTTAATGCTCCATCTGAGTCCCAACAGGAGGATGAGTGGTCAAACATTCTATAA
- the il21r.1 gene encoding interleukin 21 receptor, tandem duplicate 1, with translation MALKAVLLLLSGLALSVHCETSFCNVTCSTDFDVMVNCSCSASLQTDVLVTVICSDDSGLEANGSCQITPTQSWCVMYPDNMDDVTFVGTMCTAMVTQQGGDVQMNESSVWELSHVVKTLPPFDVQMTDSDGFYNITWEHDNGDNLLTYRVRIRESSDLSKDPALLSTAKAKHFLFKHMKLQPHVTYTVDVGAKMDPDNLYLGPWSEWSSSTEWRTVGSSEEIKGFNKMWCFALLVFLAVFGFFIYIQKTYLQKKLHLITYIPTPDEFFKPLYHNYGGNFKEWGKPAFSEYDYLKINAHVQKKSEKEPDDFEWKNEKQSFREDSEIKQAGHFLHMLQPHSNSLPFLQDGGSSQSAGHSSGHVSIHTVTLSGEEEFEEEVRSRSSVNTLRSYRDGESFGSFGDDNIEHPHYDLEEHRISGLHGQSGMLPQRDNQLSNDLSVGSVNFEPHAQINEAERVSLDSFVSHEQSEDGYPHVDLDTIDSGFGECSSPGASDSSIAEQMDLFQEHKSSNSNYVKQWMFCSTIPEDSNTDNEIHESHETHESHESL, from the exons ATGGCTCTCAAAGCTGTCCTGCTGTTGCTGTCGGGCCTCGCTTTATCCGTTCATTGTG AAACATCATTCTGTAATGTCACCTGCTCGACGGACTTCGATGTCATGGTGAACTGTTCCTGCTCAGCCTCTTTGCAGACAGACGTCCTCGTCACAGTCATCTGCAG CGATGATTCAGGCCTCGAAGCCAATGGCAGCTGTCAAATCACACCGACGCAATCCTGGTGCGTCATGTACCCTGACAATATGGACGATGTTACCTTTGTTGGAACGATGTGCACCGCCATGGTCACTCAACAAGGTGGTGACGTCCAGATGAATGAGTCGTCTGTATGGGAGCTGAGTCATGTTG TCAAAACTCTGCCTCCCTTCGATGTGCAGATGACAGACAGTGACGGTTTTTACAACATCACTTGGGAGCACGACAACGGAGACAACTTGCTCACATACAGAGTGCGCATAAGAGAGAGCAGCGACTTGTCCAAG GATCCAGCTCTTTTGTCTACAGCCAAAGCAAAGCACTTTCTGTTCAAGCACATGAAGCTGCAGCCTCATGTCACCTATACTGTGGATGTGGGGGCCAAAATGGATCCTGATAACCTCTATTTGGGTCCGTGGAGTGAGTGGAGCTCCTCTACTGAGTGGAGGACTGTGGGAAGTTCAGAGGAGATTAAAG GATTTAATAAAATGTGGTGCTTTGCCCTCCTGGTCTTCCTCGCTGTCTTTGGGTTCTTCATATATATACAGAAAAC ATATCTGCAGAAAAAACTCCACCTGATCACATACATCCCCACCCCAGATGAGTTCTTCAAGCCGCTCTACCACAACTATGGAGGGAATTTTAAG GAGTGGGGGAAACCTGCATTCAGTGAGTACGACTACCTGAAGATCAACGCACATGTTCAGAAGAAGAGCGAGAAGGAGCCGGATGACTTCGAGTGgaagaatgagaaacagagtTTCAGGGAGGACAGCGAGATTAAACAAGCGGGTCACTTCCTCCACATGCTGCAGCCTCACAGCAACTCGCTGCCGTTCCTCCAGGACGGTGGCAGCTCTCAGAGTGCAGGTCACTCCAGTGGACACGTCTCCATCCATACTGTAACCCTGTCAGGAGAAGAAGAGTTTGAGGAGGAGGTCCGGTCGAGGAGCTCTGTGAACACGCTCAGGAGTTACAGAGATGGAGAAAGCTTTGGTTCATTTGGGGACGACAACATAGAACATCCTCACTACGATTTAGAAGAACATCGAATATCTGGGTTGCATGGACAAAGTGGGATGCTACCACAGCGGGATAACCAATTATCCAATGACTTATCAGTGGGGAGTGTAAACTTTGAGCCACATGCCCAGATTAATGAAGCAGAGAGGGTATCACTGGACTCATTCGTCTCACATGAGCAGTCAGAAGACGGCTACCCTCATGTGGACCTGGACACCATTGATAGTGGTTTTGGAGAGTGCAGCAGCCCTGGAGCTTCAGACTCAAGCATAGCAGAGCAGATGGATTTGTTTCAGGAGCACAAGAGCTCAAACTCTAACTATGTTAAGCAGTGGATGTTCTGTAGCACTATTCCAGAGGactcaaacacagacaatgaAATACATGAATCACATGAAACACATGAATCACACGAATCACTGTGA